The following are from one region of the Rhodopirellula sp. P2 genome:
- a CDS encoding DUF1501 domain-containing protein → MSFPQMNHSTRRRFMHSMAAGIGGVSASGWFPALAEAAANDPKRRRHCILLWMSGGPAQTDTFDMKPNHENGGEFKEVQTSAPGLRFSEHLPKLGAMADKLAVLRGLSTKEGDHGRGSYLMRTGQKPMGPVQYPCLGSAIGKQLAEDTMSLPSNVSIGTYRAFNQDAFGPGFLGPRFGPLFVGATDVPGAMSSGEDGYPNLKVQYLDRANGIDAERMDQRLKIWRRLQSQFVTPRQAGAAGMHNEVYEGAVRLMNSDDAKAFDLSDEPEKLREAYGKNVFGQGCLMARRLIERGVPFVEVSLGTGSTSVGWDTHTDNFNAVEDLSTTLDNGWGTLMQDLEDRGLLESTTILWMGEFGRTPTINPNAGRDHFPNAWSSVLAGGGIAGGQAYGKTSEDGTEVVDGKIGVQDLISTLCKALGLGSAPSNMSPGGRPIPIAEGRAIEEVLA, encoded by the coding sequence ATGTCATTTCCCCAGATGAATCACTCAACACGTCGCCGCTTCATGCACTCGATGGCCGCGGGCATTGGCGGTGTCAGCGCCAGTGGATGGTTCCCTGCACTCGCGGAAGCTGCCGCCAACGATCCCAAACGCCGTCGTCACTGCATCCTGCTGTGGATGAGCGGCGGCCCGGCCCAGACCGACACCTTTGACATGAAACCGAATCATGAAAACGGTGGCGAATTCAAAGAGGTGCAAACGTCGGCTCCTGGCTTGCGGTTCAGCGAGCACCTGCCGAAACTCGGTGCCATGGCGGACAAACTCGCCGTTTTGCGTGGTCTGTCCACCAAAGAGGGCGATCACGGTCGCGGATCGTATCTGATGCGAACCGGCCAAAAACCAATGGGTCCGGTTCAGTACCCGTGCCTCGGCTCCGCAATCGGCAAGCAGTTGGCGGAGGACACGATGAGTCTACCCAGCAACGTCAGCATCGGGACTTACCGAGCCTTCAATCAAGATGCGTTTGGCCCCGGGTTTCTCGGCCCCCGATTTGGACCTCTGTTCGTTGGCGCGACGGATGTGCCGGGTGCCATGTCCAGTGGCGAAGATGGTTATCCCAATCTGAAAGTGCAGTACCTGGATCGAGCCAATGGCATCGATGCGGAACGGATGGACCAACGGTTGAAGATCTGGCGTCGACTGCAATCGCAATTTGTGACCCCCCGACAAGCGGGCGCGGCGGGAATGCACAACGAAGTTTACGAAGGTGCCGTGCGATTGATGAACAGCGATGATGCCAAAGCGTTTGATCTCTCCGATGAACCCGAAAAACTTCGCGAGGCCTATGGCAAGAACGTCTTCGGCCAAGGCTGCTTGATGGCTCGGCGCTTGATCGAACGAGGTGTTCCCTTCGTGGAAGTTTCGCTTGGAACGGGCAGCACATCGGTCGGCTGGGACACGCACACGGATAACTTCAACGCCGTGGAAGACCTTTCAACCACGCTCGACAACGGTTGGGGAACCTTGATGCAAGACTTGGAAGACCGAGGCTTGCTCGAATCAACGACGATTCTGTGGATGGGTGAATTCGGACGCACACCCACGATCAATCCCAACGCGGGACGCGACCACTTCCCGAACGCTTGGTCCAGCGTGCTTGCCGGTGGCGGAATCGCCGGTGGGCAAGCGTACGGCAAGACGAGCGAAGATGGCACCGAGGTTGTCGATGGCAAGATTGGTGTTCAAGATTTGATCAGCACGCTCTGCAAAGCGTTGGGTTTGGGCAGTGCACCCAGCAACATGTCGCCCGGCGGTCGCCCCATCCCCATCGCCGAAGGCCGAGCCATTGAGGAAGTGTTGGCATGA